A portion of the Calothrix sp. 336/3 genome contains these proteins:
- a CDS encoding YciI family protein: MPTFVKIEAGILDKASFDQYVPAHKDYVRDLIAKGYKAKTGYWGQKGGGMMIFEADSMSEAEAIVARDPLVANSCVIYKLYEWRIVVE; the protein is encoded by the coding sequence ATGCCAACGTTTGTGAAAATCGAAGCAGGAATACTTGACAAAGCCAGCTTTGACCAGTACGTACCCGCCCACAAGGACTATGTACGAGATTTAATCGCCAAAGGGTATAAAGCAAAAACAGGGTATTGGGGGCAAAAAGGGGGTGGGATGATGATATTTGAAGCCGATTCCATGAGTGAAGCAGAGGCAATAGTCGCCCGTGACCCTTTGGTAGCCAATAGTTGTGTAATTTATAAACTGTATGAATGGCGGATTGTTGTTGAATAG
- a CDS encoding WD40 repeat domain-containing protein, which translates to MSNLRAWLAEKSPEEIEHFLGESPRLLLDGGEIHKCCDLLSNYDFIEAKINHFLFGVQAAIEDYELIENEKLGNKQGYNPETLKDLKLIKEALRLSAHVLNQDTKQLPGQLTGRLLPFEEQVTIQKLFQQISQTEITWLRPLTASLTPPGNGLVRTLTGHTASVNAVSLSHDDKYIVSGSSDNTIKVWELVTGKEILTLTGHSDWVNAVSLSHDDKYIVSGSSDNTIKVWELITGKEIFALTGHRSSVNAIVLTPDGSKIVSASSDTSIRVWNLKSGEVLHTFVGHTASVQAMTIISHNNKSLLVSGSYNNIIKGWNLETGKEEFTLNDRDIICSILAISGKKILICGLHNGTITIWNIDTLKKERILEAHRNSVRAISITSDGKRIISVSDDKTLKIWKIETWENEAIIYNHTGSVLAVTATSDSKSIISGSGSNISHFSNDHTIKVWELEKFVNQELFDIYDSMKPSHSDSVELVAFTPNGEYLISAAKDDNIKLWNVQNWNNEYSFTGKSQSATTFGNYENYRVFEIKCIDAECTLHNISDSSPCLLATTYDGMLQIWSSGNECIKIWDAFGKKFIGSFTGESEIRCCAIITFDGVVIALGDASGRLHFLRLQGC; encoded by the coding sequence ATGAGTAATCTTCGCGCTTGGTTGGCAGAAAAATCACCGGAAGAAATCGAACATTTTCTAGGTGAAAGCCCGCGTTTATTGTTAGATGGTGGGGAGATTCATAAATGTTGTGATTTATTGAGTAATTATGATTTCATAGAGGCAAAAATTAATCATTTCCTGTTTGGAGTGCAAGCAGCAATTGAAGATTATGAGTTAATCGAGAATGAGAAATTGGGAAATAAACAAGGATATAATCCCGAAACTCTCAAAGATTTAAAATTAATTAAAGAAGCTTTGCGACTATCGGCACATGTTTTAAATCAAGATACAAAGCAATTACCAGGACAATTAACGGGACGTTTATTACCTTTTGAAGAACAAGTAACAATTCAAAAATTATTTCAACAAATATCACAAACCGAAATTACTTGGTTGCGTCCTCTTACTGCTAGCTTAACTCCTCCTGGTAACGGGTTAGTTCGCACCCTGACTGGTCATACAGCTTCGGTTAATGCAGTCTCATTGAGCCATGATGACAAATACATCGTTTCTGGTTCTTCTGATAATACAATCAAAGTTTGGGAATTAGTCACAGGAAAAGAAATTTTGACTCTAACTGGTCACAGCGACTGGGTTAATGCAGTCTCATTGAGCCATGATGACAAATACATCGTTTCTGGTTCTTCTGACAATACAATCAAAGTTTGGGAATTAATCACAGGAAAAGAAATTTTTGCTCTAACTGGTCATAGAAGTTCGGTTAATGCAATTGTACTAACTCCTGACGGCTCCAAAATAGTTTCCGCATCATCTGACACTTCTATTAGAGTTTGGAATTTAAAAAGTGGCGAGGTGTTACATACATTTGTTGGTCATACCGCTTCAGTACAGGCAATGACAATCATTAGCCACAATAATAAAAGTTTGTTAGTTTCAGGCTCATATAATAATATTATTAAGGGGTGGAATTTAGAAACAGGAAAAGAAGAATTTACTCTTAATGATAGAGATATAATATGTTCTATTTTAGCTATTTCTGGAAAAAAAATACTTATTTGTGGTTTGCATAATGGAACTATTACTATTTGGAATATTGATACTTTGAAGAAAGAGCGTATATTGGAAGCTCATAGGAATTCAGTACGTGCTATATCTATTACTTCAGATGGAAAAAGAATAATTTCCGTGTCGGACGATAAAACTCTCAAGATTTGGAAAATAGAGACTTGGGAAAATGAAGCTATTATTTATAACCACACTGGTTCCGTTCTTGCTGTTACTGCAACTTCTGATTCTAAAAGTATAATTTCTGGATCGGGAAGTAATATTTCTCATTTTTCAAATGACCATACTATCAAAGTATGGGAATTAGAAAAATTTGTCAATCAAGAATTATTTGATATTTATGATTCCATGAAACCAAGTCACAGTGATTCCGTAGAATTAGTTGCATTTACACCTAATGGGGAGTATCTAATTTCTGCTGCTAAAGATGACAATATTAAATTATGGAACGTGCAAAATTGGAATAATGAATATAGCTTTACGGGAAAAAGTCAATCAGCAACTACTTTTGGTAATTATGAGAATTACAGAGTTTTTGAAATTAAATGTATTGATGCAGAATGTACCCTTCATAATATTAGTGATAGTTCACCTTGTCTTCTCGCTACAACTTATGATGGAATGCTTCAGATTTGGTCTTCAGGTAACGAATGTATTAAGATATGGGATGCTTTTGGGAAAAAATTTATTGGTAGCTTTACAGGTGAAAGTGAAATTAGATGTTGTGCAATAATCACTTTCGATGGTGTCGTAATAGCATTGGGTGATGCATCAGGAAGATTGCATTTCCTCCGATTGCAAGGATGTTGA
- a CDS encoding cupin domain-containing protein — translation MTSTQAFTTQLHEQANYNKSGVQRQVLVKNDQAQFSLVCLTAGTSIPEHSTPRNVSVTIIEGSGSLTLAGQEIALQPGVFVYIPAKAPHSLRALENLAFLHT, via the coding sequence ATGACTTCTACACAAGCCTTCACAACCCAACTGCATGAGCAAGCTAACTATAATAAATCTGGCGTTCAGCGCCAAGTTTTAGTCAAAAATGATCAAGCACAATTCTCACTCGTTTGTCTAACAGCAGGGACAAGCATCCCAGAACACTCCACCCCCCGCAATGTTTCAGTAACCATCATTGAAGGTAGTGGCTCTCTTACTTTGGCAGGACAGGAAATCGCCTTGCAACCTGGAGTATTTGTCTATATCCCAGCAAAAGCTCCTCACTCCCTGCGAGCATTGGAAAATCTTGCCTTTCTCCATACCTAG
- a CDS encoding cupin domain-containing protein has product MTVLRSQAGENLQVLTDRICIKFKSADSPNQMAVMTVDVPADGCVPPHIHDKEEESYFMLQGSIVMQLGNQEFTIEPGDFVHVPPGTIHGYKNPSPQCARFLAWTIGGAIDDFFTEMAEKVQEIPDDLPKMSAILEKYGVQMVQPSLA; this is encoded by the coding sequence ATGACAGTATTACGCAGTCAAGCAGGTGAAAACTTACAAGTATTAACTGATCGCATCTGTATCAAATTCAAATCTGCTGATTCACCCAACCAGATGGCGGTAATGACGGTGGATGTTCCCGCAGATGGTTGCGTTCCTCCCCATATCCATGACAAAGAGGAAGAAAGCTATTTTATGTTGCAAGGTTCAATAGTCATGCAGTTAGGCAACCAAGAATTCACAATTGAACCCGGTGATTTTGTTCATGTCCCCCCAGGAACAATACACGGCTACAAGAACCCTTCCCCTCAATGCGCTCGTTTCCTCGCATGGACTATTGGTGGAGCAATTGACGATTTTTTTACAGAAATGGCTGAAAAAGTGCAAGAGATACCTGACGATTTACCTAAGATGTCTGCAATCCTGGAGAAGTATGGTGTTCAGATGGTTCAACCATCACTAGCATGA
- a CDS encoding amidase: protein MNEIVFKSAVELAQMISDRQVSAMEVLEAHLAQIARYNSKLNAICTLDEANARIKAKQADEALAKGENWGALHGVPVTIKDIFETAGLRTTAGYIPLKDYIPQEDATVVGRLKAAGAIILGKTNMAELAADYQSINSLFPSVNNPWHLDYTPGGSSGGSAAAIAAGLSPLDLGNDFGGSIRQPAHFCGVYGLKPTDRRLSTAGIIPEVPGMPLSIRQMMTVGCFARSLADIRLGFSLMVGADIRRPDVPPVPLDTPSGKSIKDLKIAWSDEWADIPVATDIRNAMHNMAQKLAESGVQLEPWQPQNFDIAKIMNLYMRVAAYNTTYAQPQDRYTLKLNLALIARSATQGDKKLRQLGDFSRFLPEILNPSLKRYFEALTERDRFIGQLDLELEPWDVWLVPVAATSAFTHRPAWSAVEIDGRSYPYGVANGGYSMPFNLSGHPAIVIPIGQTQEGLPIGMQIVGKRWREMELIAIAQQLDQIIGTFQHPPLF, encoded by the coding sequence ATGAACGAGATTGTATTTAAGTCTGCGGTGGAATTAGCTCAGATGATTAGCGATCGCCAAGTTTCAGCAATGGAAGTGCTAGAAGCTCATTTAGCACAAATTGCTCGCTACAACTCCAAACTTAATGCCATTTGTACCCTAGATGAAGCCAACGCCCGCATCAAAGCCAAACAAGCAGATGAGGCTCTTGCTAAGGGTGAGAATTGGGGCGCATTACATGGTGTACCAGTGACGATTAAAGACATTTTTGAAACGGCTGGACTCCGTACCACCGCAGGATATATTCCCCTCAAGGATTATATTCCTCAAGAAGATGCTACCGTCGTTGGCAGACTCAAAGCAGCAGGAGCGATAATTCTCGGCAAGACAAACATGGCAGAACTTGCCGCAGACTATCAAAGCATCAATTCTCTGTTTCCCTCCGTTAATAATCCTTGGCATCTTGACTATACCCCCGGTGGCAGTTCTGGAGGTAGTGCAGCAGCGATCGCCGCCGGACTTTCACCCCTCGATTTAGGCAATGATTTTGGTGGATCAATTCGTCAACCAGCCCATTTCTGTGGCGTGTATGGCTTGAAACCGACGGATCGCCGCCTTTCTACCGCAGGTATCATTCCCGAAGTTCCTGGAATGCCTCTGTCTATTCGCCAAATGATGACCGTTGGCTGTTTTGCGCGATCGCTGGCAGACATCCGGCTGGGCTTTTCCCTGATGGTGGGTGCAGATATTCGTCGTCCCGATGTTCCACCCGTTCCCCTTGATACACCTTCAGGCAAATCAATCAAGGATCTAAAAATTGCCTGGAGCGATGAATGGGCGGATATACCAGTTGCCACAGATATCCGTAATGCTATGCACAATATGGCTCAAAAGCTGGCTGAGTCTGGTGTTCAACTAGAACCCTGGCAGCCTCAAAACTTTGATATTGCCAAAATCATGAACCTTTATATGCGGGTGGCAGCCTATAATACCACCTATGCCCAACCGCAGGACCGCTACACCCTCAAGCTAAATTTAGCGTTAATCGCTCGGAGTGCTACCCAAGGTGACAAAAAACTTAGACAATTGGGAGATTTTAGCCGCTTTCTCCCAGAAATACTCAATCCCAGTTTAAAGAGATATTTTGAAGCATTGACAGAGCGCGATCGCTTTATTGGTCAACTTGACCTAGAATTAGAACCTTGGGATGTCTGGTTAGTACCAGTGGCAGCAACTAGCGCATTTACCCATCGTCCGGCTTGGAGTGCGGTGGAAATTGATGGCAGATCCTATCCCTATGGTGTTGCTAATGGCGGTTACAGCATGCCGTTTAATTTAAGTGGACATCCAGCGATCGTCATTCCCATTGGGCAAACTCAAGAAGGATTACCGATAGGAATGCAGATTGTGGGAAAAAGATGGCGAGAGATGGAATTAATCGCGATCGCGCAACAATTAGATCAGATTATTGGCACATTTCAACACCCTCCTTTATTCTGA
- a CDS encoding IS982 family transposase has translation MFSLEELFCHVDDFCQRFEAQWHKTLLQHGGIKRVRSKSMSLSEIMTILIAFHQNHYRNFKHFYIEYVQEKWGSAFPGLPSYQRFVEWTPSVLIPLCAYLKHCFGKCTGIGFVDSTSLKVCHNRRIPRNKVFKGFAARGKTSVDWFYGFKLHIVVSDRGEILNAIVTPGNIDDRKPIPDLLSGLFGKIFADRGYVSKELADKLFKEFGIEFFAKPRRNMKNHLMRFHDKLLSRKRSIIETINDQLKNISQIEHSRHRSPVNFCINVLCGLIAYCHQPKKPSLQMD, from the coding sequence ATGTTTAGTTTAGAAGAATTGTTCTGCCACGTAGATGATTTCTGTCAAAGATTTGAAGCCCAATGGCATAAAACCCTATTACAACATGGAGGAATCAAACGAGTTCGTTCAAAAAGCATGTCTTTAAGCGAAATCATGACAATTCTGATTGCGTTTCACCAAAACCATTATCGAAATTTTAAGCATTTTTATATCGAATACGTACAAGAAAAATGGGGTAGTGCATTTCCAGGACTTCCCAGCTATCAGCGATTTGTGGAATGGACACCATCAGTTCTCATCCCTCTATGCGCATACTTGAAGCATTGTTTTGGAAAATGCACGGGTATTGGTTTTGTTGATTCAACCAGTTTGAAGGTCTGCCATAATCGTCGAATCCCAAGAAATAAGGTATTTAAGGGTTTTGCGGCTAGGGGTAAGACTTCTGTAGATTGGTTTTATGGTTTTAAGCTCCATATCGTAGTTAGCGATCGCGGTGAAATCTTAAATGCTATCGTGACTCCTGGTAATATTGATGACCGCAAACCCATTCCTGATTTACTGAGTGGGCTTTTTGGGAAAATTTTTGCTGACCGAGGTTATGTATCCAAAGAATTGGCTGACAAGCTTTTCAAAGAATTCGGGATTGAATTTTTCGCCAAGCCACGTCGCAATATGAAAAATCATCTGATGCGCTTTCATGACAAACTTTTGTCGCGTAAGCGCTCAATTATCGAGACAATCAACGACCAACTCAAAAACATTTCTCAAATCGAACATTCTAGGCATCGAAGTCCTGTTAATTTCTGCATTAATGTCCTGTGTGGATTAATCGCCTATTGCCATCAACCGAAGAAGCCTAGCCTTCAGATGGACTGA
- a CDS encoding phasin family protein — translation MPGFGDIVKKAFYLGVGLASYAGEKAGGTLGELPSQLQKLADEMVAKGEMTTEEARRFVEDMMRQAQQQQVNNSETSDKAPPSEPRRIEILEEDEQPTQKESPPTGNVDTLRQQVLDLQNELKNLQRDQK, via the coding sequence ATGCCAGGTTTTGGAGATATTGTTAAAAAAGCTTTTTACCTCGGTGTCGGTCTAGCTTCCTATGCAGGCGAGAAAGCTGGCGGAACTTTAGGAGAGTTGCCATCACAACTACAAAAGCTGGCAGATGAAATGGTGGCAAAGGGTGAAATGACCACGGAAGAAGCTCGTCGTTTCGTCGAAGATATGATGAGGCAAGCGCAGCAACAGCAAGTTAATAATAGCGAAACCAGCGACAAAGCGCCCCCTTCAGAACCGCGTCGCATCGAAATATTAGAAGAAGACGAGCAACCAACTCAGAAAGAATCTCCCCCAACTGGGAATGTAGATACTTTACGGCAACAGGTTTTAGATTTGCAAAATGAACTGAAGAATCTACAACGTGACCAAAAGTAG
- the queF gene encoding preQ(1) synthase has translation MTNQEIKYGEREIQEGKLITFPNPRIGRRYNIEITLPEFTCKCPFSGYPDFATIYITYVPDEKVVELKALKLYINSYRDRYISHEESANQILDDFVAACDPLEAIVKTDFTPRGNVHTVVEVRHIKGGE, from the coding sequence ATGACAAATCAAGAAATCAAGTATGGTGAGCGGGAAATTCAGGAAGGAAAGTTAATCACTTTTCCAAATCCACGTATTGGACGACGTTACAATATTGAGATTACCTTGCCGGAATTTACTTGTAAGTGTCCCTTTTCCGGTTATCCCGATTTTGCCACTATTTACATCACCTACGTTCCTGATGAAAAAGTAGTGGAGTTAAAAGCTTTAAAACTTTATATTAATAGTTACCGCGATCGCTATATTTCCCACGAAGAATCAGCTAATCAAATTCTCGATGATTTTGTGGCTGCTTGTGACCCCCTAGAGGCGATCGTCAAGACAGACTTTACACCACGGGGAAATGTGCATACCGTTGTGGAAGTGCGTCACATCAAGGGTGGGGAGTAA
- a CDS encoding class I SAM-dependent methyltransferase encodes MTPNQEINLPYFDHLLTSFQQGNNDMVTIFGRHVHWGYWENPNSADGSPQDFAQAAENLSRRVCDAGEISDGMRVLDCGCGFGGTIASLNERFTNMQLVGLNIDARQLTRARELVHPRSNNSIEFVEGDACQLPFADNSVDRVLAVECIFHFPSRQRFFQEAWRVLKPGGKLAICDFVPLQALQPFLQLGGKILKPKIGSYYGDVDTSYTLSAYRELAKTVGFTPLVTEDITTNTLPTYPVVRQMQLDDGNIESEKATAVAEWLGRWGIIRYLILSYSK; translated from the coding sequence ATGACTCCAAACCAGGAAATTAATCTACCCTACTTTGACCATCTCCTGACGAGTTTCCAACAAGGAAACAATGATATGGTGACAATTTTTGGTCGTCATGTCCACTGGGGTTACTGGGAAAATCCCAATTCCGCAGATGGTTCACCCCAGGATTTTGCCCAAGCAGCAGAAAACCTCTCTCGACGAGTCTGTGATGCAGGGGAAATTAGCGATGGAATGCGTGTTTTAGATTGCGGTTGTGGTTTCGGGGGAACCATTGCTAGTCTCAATGAGCGCTTTACAAATATGCAATTAGTCGGGTTAAATATTGATGCTCGACAGCTTACCAGAGCCAGAGAACTAGTTCATCCTCGTTCTAATAATTCTATCGAATTTGTTGAAGGAGATGCCTGTCAACTCCCCTTTGCAGATAATTCCGTAGATCGAGTTTTAGCAGTGGAATGTATATTTCATTTCCCCAGTCGTCAGCGTTTTTTCCAGGAAGCATGGCGAGTTTTAAAACCCGGTGGTAAGTTAGCAATCTGTGATTTTGTCCCCCTGCAAGCTCTGCAACCGTTTCTGCAATTAGGGGGTAAAATCTTGAAACCAAAAATTGGTAGTTATTATGGTGACGTGGATACTAGCTATACCCTCTCTGCTTACCGAGAACTGGCAAAAACCGTAGGCTTTACACCCCTAGTCACCGAAGATATTACCACAAACACCCTACCTACCTATCCTGTAGTACGTCAGATGCAATTAGATGATGGCAATATCGAGTCGGAAAAAGCGACTGCGGTGGCAGAATGGTTAGGTCGCTGGGGTATTATTCGCTACTTGATTTTATCCTACAGTAAATAA
- a CDS encoding NADAR family protein: MPIYFYTTIEEYGAFSNFSRHGVELDGLWWMTVEHYFQGQKFLDLDYQEKIRNAHTPKQAAELGRSRKVPLRSDWEIVKDGIMLLAVRKKFSTHGAIRELLLSTGDEEIIENAPGDYYWGCGKDGTGLNKLGKILQQVRQELRQKSE; the protein is encoded by the coding sequence ATGCCAATCTATTTTTATACAACGATAGAAGAATACGGCGCTTTTTCTAACTTTTCCCGTCATGGAGTAGAATTAGATGGACTTTGGTGGATGACTGTCGAGCATTATTTCCAGGGACAAAAATTTTTAGATTTAGATTATCAGGAAAAAATCCGTAATGCTCATACGCCAAAACAAGCAGCAGAATTAGGACGTAGTCGCAAAGTACCCCTACGTTCTGATTGGGAAATAGTTAAAGATGGAATTATGTTACTTGCTGTGAGGAAAAAATTTTCCACCCATGGTGCGATTAGGGAATTACTATTGTCTACTGGGGATGAGGAAATTATAGAAAATGCTCCCGGAGATTATTATTGGGGGTGTGGAAAAGATGGTACAGGTTTGAATAAGTTAGGGAAAATTCTTCAACAAGTGCGTCAAGAATTACGCCAAAAATCAGAATAA